From the genome of Halanaerobiales bacterium:
AAATTAACCGAGCTTCCAGCATGTTCACCTACTCTTATTAAAGGAGCAGGATCTTCTAAAACCATTTTATGTTTAGCAACAATATCTTCCAATACTTTCTTAACCTGATCAATATCATCATCATAACCTATACCGAAATTCAAATCTACCCTTCTGGTATCATTTGCACTATAATTAGTTATTGTGCTGTTTGATACATTACCATTAGGTATTACAATTTGTTTATTATCCTTGCTGGTTAATTTTGTGTATAAAATCTGAATTGAATTAACTTTTCCTTTTTCTCCATTTATTTCTACAAAATCTCCAACATTAAATGGTCTAAATGTTAAAATAAGTACTCCGCCAGCAAAGTTAGCTAAACTTCCCTGTAAAGCTAAACCAATTGCAAAACTTGCAGCACCTAGGATTGCTACAAATGATGTCATTTGTACACCTAATGTACCGGCA
Proteins encoded in this window:
- a CDS encoding mechanosensitive ion channel domain-containing protein, which produces AGTLGVQMTSFVAILGAASFAIGLALQGSLANFAGGVLILTFRPFNVGDFVEINGEKGKVNSIQILYTKLTSKDNKQIVIPNGNVSNSTITNYSANDTRRVDLNFGIGYDDDIDQVKKVLEDIVAKHKMVLEDPAPLIRVGEHAGSSVNFNVLLWTKSENYWDVYYDMMENVKKRFDEEDINIPYPQMDVHLDK